A window of the Dyadobacter pollutisoli genome harbors these coding sequences:
- a CDS encoding RagB/SusD family nutrient uptake outer membrane protein: protein MKLSYKNWIFFAALASAGLASCDTDFLDVTPPTEIPTEEVWKDGALAEGFVTGIYAGLQQGGFSEQMLASLTDEAVFTHTGRNINTVNEGSLSPSNLGWVDDTYGWGPMYTRIRASNQAIQNLKTATFTDETLKTRLQGEAYFLRAYYYQQLLRYYGSVPIITKAYNLNEDYSVARNTYDECVKFIVSDLDSSALLLKGKTEVKGRATEVAALALKSRVLLYAASDLHDIPTLKAKSAVIAAYPNPEFLGYLSGDRKARWQAAQVAAKAALDASNGGYKLNLTAPVTPEQGKINYISLSMGGGSADKTLDASASSDIIFGRYFIPSLNEGARQTGLNNGPNGYHNWAGNTPIGLLVDDYQMMDGTPFAWTNPTHKANPYVNRDPRFYATVMYDGANWKPRPSDAKDPANQIQTGAYDLLDDKGALINRKGLDTRSSSIEDWNGSRTGYYMRKFIDPNPALYDNTDRQNIPWPFIRVTETVFNYIEASIELGQDAEALAWLNKIRFRAGMPAVKATGTALKEAYRQEKRIEMAYEEQRYHDARRWLIAPTTLGRPLQYITVLGKFKPGKSMKEPYHYDTSVYDYTYTPVEEKSHENRTWVDKMYFRPFSRDEINRNAKLVQNPGYDK, encoded by the coding sequence ATGAAACTGAGTTATAAAAATTGGATATTTTTCGCGGCGCTTGCATCGGCTGGGCTTGCGTCCTGCGATACAGATTTTCTGGATGTGACACCGCCAACTGAAATTCCAACCGAAGAGGTTTGGAAGGACGGTGCACTTGCCGAGGGCTTTGTGACCGGCATCTATGCAGGACTTCAGCAAGGTGGTTTCAGCGAACAAATGCTTGCATCCCTTACTGATGAAGCGGTTTTTACCCACACAGGTAGAAACATCAACACTGTCAATGAAGGTAGTTTGAGCCCTTCCAACCTTGGATGGGTGGATGACACCTACGGATGGGGCCCGATGTATACCAGAATCCGTGCTTCCAACCAGGCTATTCAGAATCTGAAAACGGCCACTTTTACGGATGAGACGCTTAAAACCCGTTTGCAGGGAGAGGCGTATTTCCTTCGCGCTTACTACTATCAGCAGTTGTTACGTTACTACGGTTCTGTACCTATTATTACAAAAGCGTACAATCTGAACGAGGATTATTCAGTAGCTCGCAATACTTATGACGAATGTGTGAAATTCATCGTAAGCGACCTGGATAGCTCTGCATTGTTGTTGAAAGGAAAAACAGAAGTGAAAGGACGTGCAACGGAAGTGGCTGCTTTGGCATTGAAATCAAGAGTGTTGTTGTATGCAGCCAGTGATCTTCATGACATCCCAACTCTGAAAGCGAAGTCGGCTGTAATTGCAGCCTATCCAAACCCTGAATTTTTGGGTTACCTGTCAGGAGACCGCAAGGCGCGATGGCAAGCAGCACAAGTTGCAGCAAAAGCAGCATTGGACGCAAGCAACGGAGGTTATAAGCTGAACCTGACCGCGCCGGTAACTCCCGAGCAGGGCAAGATCAACTACATCTCCCTTTCAATGGGTGGTGGTAGTGCAGATAAGACGTTGGATGCATCAGCTTCTTCCGACATCATTTTCGGTCGCTACTTTATACCAAGTCTTAACGAAGGCGCGCGTCAGACAGGTTTGAACAATGGTCCAAACGGATACCACAACTGGGCTGGAAACACGCCAATCGGCTTATTGGTTGATGATTATCAAATGATGGATGGCACGCCATTCGCATGGACTAATCCGACACACAAAGCCAACCCATATGTAAACCGTGACCCACGTTTCTATGCAACTGTAATGTATGACGGCGCAAACTGGAAACCACGCCCTTCCGATGCGAAAGATCCTGCTAACCAGATCCAAACAGGTGCTTACGACCTTCTGGATGACAAAGGAGCATTGATCAACCGCAAAGGACTCGATACCCGCAGCAGCTCTATTGAAGACTGGAACGGAAGCCGTACAGGTTACTATATGCGTAAGTTTATTGATCCAAACCCTGCATTGTACGATAATACAGATCGTCAGAACATTCCGTGGCCATTTATCCGTGTGACTGAAACCGTTTTCAATTACATTGAGGCAAGCATTGAACTGGGGCAGGATGCAGAAGCACTTGCGTGGCTTAACAAGATTCGTTTCCGCGCAGGTATGCCGGCAGTGAAAGCTACGGGCACAGCTTTGAAAGAAGCTTATCGCCAAGAGAAACGCATTGAGATGGCTTACGAGGAGCAGCGTTACCACGATGCACGTCGTTGGCTGATTGCGCCGACAACCCTTGGAAGACCCCTTCAATACATTACTGTATTGGGTAAATTCAAGCCTGGGAAATCCATGAAAGAGCCATACCATTACGATACAAGCGTTTACGATTACACTTATACTCCGGTAGAAGAAAAATCGCACGAAAACCGTACATGGGTTGACAAAATGTATTTCCGTCCGTTCAGCCGTGACGAGATCAACAGAAATGCCAAGCTGGTTCAAAATCCGGGTTACGATAAATAA
- a CDS encoding PQQ-dependent sugar dehydrogenase — translation MLRLLRYPLLISVLVFGLFNCAGSKKSKTVATDAKLSAQGKELFTTNCVSCHALEHEEIGPRLGGVTSLLSEKELIDFVKNPNKAIEAGNQRAVALTRRYKMIMPPFDFLTNDEIKSILAYIKDESEQHHIQPLVVKAEANTAVAERLAAPITKAGLKIETEDFITIPSSSEKMPKTRIANMRPHPSADGTLFVSDQRGIIHRIENNQTNVFLDIRPLIENYVNEPGLGTGLGSFAFHPDYQNNGLIYITHTEAFKGKRADYEFPDSIKVALQWVVSEWKINDVKSKVFEGKRRELIRINVPSVVHGTQDIGFVPGIGKSDPDYGMLYIGTGDGGSTIAKHPELCHKLGSLLGTIIRIDPAGNNSKNGSYGIPTDNPFVNNADPATYKEIYAYGFRNPHRLYWDMTNGKTLFSAEVGESNFEEVNVIKKGGDYGWNVQEGNYGISYKDLKNVYKLPDANKFVKPFALYDHVDGNAISGGAVYEGQLEALKHKYIFGDIVSGRIFYVPVDKYLSPSPVHELTIMQGSKETNLVEMSGSKRVDLRIEYDLFSKQMYIMTKSDGKIRKVTKAYFDKIP, via the coding sequence ATGCTTCGACTTTTACGTTACCCGCTCCTCATCTCTGTTTTAGTTTTTGGTTTGTTCAATTGCGCTGGCAGTAAAAAGTCAAAAACTGTTGCGACAGATGCCAAACTCTCCGCTCAGGGCAAAGAATTATTTACAACGAACTGTGTCTCTTGTCACGCACTGGAGCACGAAGAAATCGGGCCGCGGCTAGGAGGCGTAACCAGTTTATTGTCTGAAAAGGAACTCATTGATTTCGTCAAAAATCCTAACAAGGCCATCGAAGCAGGTAATCAGCGGGCGGTAGCATTGACGCGACGGTACAAAATGATCATGCCGCCATTTGATTTTCTGACAAACGATGAGATTAAATCAATCCTGGCGTATATTAAAGACGAAAGCGAGCAGCATCACATTCAACCCCTGGTGGTGAAGGCCGAAGCCAATACCGCTGTTGCAGAGCGACTAGCCGCCCCGATTACCAAAGCTGGCCTGAAAATAGAGACAGAGGATTTTATTACAATTCCTTCTTCAAGCGAAAAGATGCCGAAAACGCGCATCGCAAATATGCGACCCCATCCTTCGGCCGATGGTACATTGTTTGTCAGCGACCAGAGGGGCATAATTCATAGAATAGAGAACAACCAAACCAATGTATTTCTGGATATCAGGCCTTTGATCGAAAATTATGTCAATGAGCCTGGCCTGGGTACCGGGCTGGGCAGCTTCGCTTTTCATCCTGATTATCAAAACAATGGCTTGATTTACATTACCCATACCGAAGCATTCAAGGGCAAGCGTGCTGACTATGAATTCCCCGATTCCATTAAAGTGGCATTGCAATGGGTGGTTTCTGAATGGAAGATCAATGACGTGAAAAGTAAGGTATTCGAAGGGAAAAGACGTGAGCTTATCCGTATCAATGTGCCGAGCGTGGTGCATGGTACCCAGGACATTGGATTTGTGCCGGGTATCGGAAAAAGCGATCCGGATTATGGGATGCTATATATAGGTACCGGCGACGGAGGTTCCACCATTGCTAAACATCCTGAGCTTTGCCACAAACTAGGCTCGCTACTGGGCACCATTATCCGGATTGATCCTGCCGGGAATAATAGCAAAAACGGCAGCTATGGCATTCCAACGGATAATCCCTTCGTAAACAATGCCGATCCTGCGACTTACAAGGAGATTTATGCCTACGGTTTCAGAAATCCGCACCGCCTTTACTGGGATATGACGAATGGAAAAACATTGTTCAGCGCCGAAGTAGGGGAGTCCAATTTTGAAGAAGTGAATGTGATCAAAAAAGGCGGAGATTACGGCTGGAATGTGCAGGAAGGTAACTACGGAATTTCTTACAAGGATCTTAAAAACGTCTACAAATTGCCAGACGCGAACAAGTTTGTTAAGCCTTTCGCGCTTTACGACCATGTCGATGGAAATGCGATCAGCGGCGGGGCTGTTTACGAAGGCCAGCTGGAAGCATTGAAGCATAAATATATTTTTGGGGATATCGTTAGCGGACGGATCTTCTACGTTCCGGTAGATAAATATTTATCACCTTCACCGGTACACGAGCTTACCATTATGCAAGGCTCCAAGGAGACCAATCTGGTGGAAATGTCGGGCTCAAAACGGGTAGACCTGCGCATCGAATACGATCTTTTTTCAAAGCAGATGTACATTATGACCAAAAGCGACGGCAAAATCAGGAAGGTTACCAAAGCCTATTTTGACAAGATACCCTGA